The Streptomyces sp. NBC_00459 DNA segment GTGGGCATGGGTTCGGGTGTCGTAGGGGGTGCGATGGCCGGCCGGTCCGGTCCGGCCACTGCGGGTGCCGGCGCCGCCTCGGCCGCCGCGTCCACCAGCTCGCCGATACGGAGGCCGGCCCGGCGGCCCTCCAGGTGCAGCCGGCCGACGTTGACACGGTCCTGGGCGAGCAGCGTCAGAACGGCGGTACGGCCCGCCGCGTACGTCGCCACGTAGCCGTACACCCCGCGCACCAGCAGCTCGCGGAAGTCGCCCTGGCCGGTGGCGTCCGCCATCCGCACGGCGACGCTGAGCGCTGTGGCGGTGAGCGCCGCGACCGTCTCCGGTTCGACACCCGGGGTGTCCTGCACGAGGACGAGACCGTCGACGCTGGCCGCGAGGGCGCCGGTGAGCTGGGGGACGCGGGCCCGCAACCGGCGTAGTTCGTCCATGACTTCGGCCTCGGCTGCCATGAGTGTCTGTCTCCTCTCGGCACGCG contains these protein-coding regions:
- a CDS encoding roadblock/LC7 domain-containing protein, producing MAAEAEVMDELRRLRARVPQLTGALAASVDGLVLVQDTPGVEPETVAALTATALSVAVRMADATGQGDFRELLVRGVYGYVATYAAGRTAVLTLLAQDRVNVGRLHLEGRRAGLRIGELVDAAAEAAPAPAVAGPDRPAIAPPTTPEPMPTRTRTPRAPRTPTGTPNARTTTDS